Part of the Megalopta genalis isolate 19385.01 chromosome 6, iyMegGena1_principal, whole genome shotgun sequence genome, TAAAAAAACAAACTTTGAACAACTTGCTAACAAACTTGCCTCTAACTCACACGCAATTTTGTCACTCAGAGAAGCATCTTCGAGAATCAAAATATTTCTTTGAATTTTTATGTAACACTTACATAAAAATTCAAAGAGATATTttgatatatatgtatgtatatatatgtatgtatgtatgtatatataaataaactttCTTTCAATATGGACACACGAAGAATCAAAGATAAGATTCGTGAAATTGATTTATTTATCAATACAAAAATTACATGTTCAAATGTTTACGtttgagaaaataatttttgtaaCCAGTTTGTTActtgtatcatatttgtattatgGAAAGTATTATAATTCCGATTTATGCTTTAATTGTCGTTAGACTGAACTATGTATACTAGCTCGTTACCGATGTCAtaaatatttccttcaacgttGACTTGAATGATTTTGTTTTCTACATCGACATTAAATACAGAGGTGCAAGGAACTTCAACTTTACCTCTTAAAATATCGTCAACAATTGGTTTGGTTCTAGGTCCTAAACAAGGATCACTGTAACGGTACAGAGAAACGGATAACGGGTCTGCAACAAAAATCATGACGGTTAATAAACACAATGACACAAAAACACACGTACCGCACATACGCAAGCGCcagtaaattatttaaaatattatttacaccAGTAAATAATACGTACTATTTATAAATTCGTTCTGTTTCATTATTCGTGCGATTACATCTTCACCAGTGTCTCTGTTCATGATTTTCATAATCATCCTGAATAAACCATTGCATTTTTGTGGATTAGTAATACATATAGAGAGACTAGGATTAGAAAAATTCATGTACGGTGAGCCTGGGCAACATTCTTCTCTCGTTTTTTCTGGAGCTTCGTCGGTATACTTTATCACGATATTCGTCAActgtattgaaataaataaGAGAGCGAATTAATTAATCGTACATACGAATTTTAGTTGCACAGATTTTCTATATAAACACATTGCTTACACCCAAAGTATTTTCAAGATATTTTTTACTATCTTGAAGAACGTTGAATTCATCGAAATCTAAAGTTAAATTGAACGCATTGAATCCAATAACCTCCATCCTTTCTCGTACAAATTGCACAAATGGCATCACTCGTTTCATGTATTTCTTCAGATCCTGCAATTTTCCTAGTTCGATCGCAATCATTTTATTTTCTGGTAGTTTATTGCCGTTACTCTGTAAGCCGATTTAAcagttttaaataaatttatcatTCGAATTGAACGCACGAATCTGTTTATAATAATCGCTTACaacaaacaaatttttcattGTAGTTAAAACAGTACTTTGCCAAGCGGGGTAGGTTTTTGCTACCCAAATTGTACCATCAGTAGGCTTTTCTACGACCGTTGCACCGTCTTTTCCTTTTGGTCCTTTTTTCGGTGTCATATAAGCTTTTAGGAGGATTCTGAATGAGTGTGCAGCATCCATTAGATACTGAGATGATTTTATAAGAATTTCATCGATTTCTTCAATCTGGGGCCATCTAGCATTTAATATACTATCTTCCTGATGAAAAGTTCAAATTTCATCTTATTGTAATTACTGTCGTAAATGAGTATATTGCCATTTCTAATTAAAGACGAATACTCACATTACCAATTAGTTTCCATAGATATTCCGATATATGCGGACAAATAGGTGACAACAGTATAATTTGAGTTTCCATAAATTTCATAATCAGTGTCCAATTTGCATTGTCTAGCGTAGTCAATTGTAAGTATTTGTCCTTTATTGCTTGCAATTCGAAGAAGCCTGCTTTTAATGCTTCTTTGTACAACATTTTCGAATAATTGTCTCCAGTCTCGCGTATTTTTAGGTTGATTTCACTAGTTGAATTATAAACTTAGTATTAGTTTTAGAAACAGAATCATAAggatttttttaataaataggGATACCTGTCGAAAACCTTGTCATTGAACGTATGTGGTTTCCCATGTCTAAAAGTGCTTTTGGAAGCCAATACTTCCTTCATCCATTCGATAAGATTGTACAGTCGAAGAATTCCAGCATTCGCCGTGGTTTCAACAAAATTAGCATCTTCTACCGAATCGCCAGAATCAGCTAACGAAAGCCGTGTACCGTCGGCCGAAAATTTTTCTACTGCCTCGGCAAGTGTTAGAAAATTGCCTTCCGATTTCGACATCTAACAAGATAAAACTCATAACATTTAGTAGGCAGTATCTCATGACATATTGCTAAGAGCATTATTTTACCTTAGCCGAGTTTAATAGAACGTGTCCATTGGCTCTTATTCCTTTTGGCCATAATTCCGGCTGTTCGGGCCATATTGCGGTATGGTTGTAAATAAAAAAGGTTAAATGGTTTTGTACTAAATCTTTCCCAGAAACTCTTACGTCCACTGGATACCAGTATTGAAATTCACGTCGCATGTGTTCCAGTGCCTGTTTCTTTATACTTGTTTTTGGAAGCTTAGCATCTTCGAAGAAGATGTAGTCCCATACTTCTGGTTTCATATCCTCAGCCCTAAATATCGTTATCGTATTTTAATacattttcgcatggatatataAATGTTTAAACTTTACTTGATGTTATATGTATTTGTCTTGTCGCCTTTGAATGTTCCTCCTTGCAATAAATGTGCAACAGTGTAGTAAGCCATGTAAATCGTTGAATCGGAGAGGGATTCGATTAACCAGGTTTCATCCCACGGCAATTTAGTACCTAAAATTTATGATTATTAAAGGTACATTAACAACACTCTTCGATCCTATTATTCTCTCAAAATTACTACAAAAAAATCACCAAGCCCATAAGTCCTTGAACACGCGTATTCATGCAACCAGTCCAGACACGCCATAAAATTCTTTCTTACTTCGTCATGGAAAGTATTAAGATTGGCTAAAGCTTTCGTAGCTTCCTTTTTCCAGTTTTCTTCGCCGTAATCCAGATACCATTGATCACATAAAGCTACTACACACTCGTCGTTCGTCCGAGACATAACTTTTCTCTCGGGCTCATAATACAAAACTGCTTTCCCTTTGCTTATTAAATCTTTTTGTATTTCTTTCTTTGCTTCCTGCACCTTGCTCCCTTTGTATTTACCAACTAGTAGGATTCCGTCGTAGAAACCTTTAAGATACGCCATTTCTTTTGCCTCCGAAAGTTTTGTTTTGTCATTTTGAGACTGTATTTTCAATTTCTCGTACAACGTTACTGCAGTTAAATCACCAAATTCTGGCACTTTGATGACGGGTATAGGATCATAAGGTAACACCATTTCATCGGCCACCCCATACTTTTTCCTGAACGGTTCTTTCTTCTTGAGATCTACTAAAGCCGCATAATCATCAGGGGAATCGCTAGGCACCGAGGTAACAATCCCAGTCCCTTTGTCTTCCCTGATGGTCAACATGGGTAAAGTGTAAATTACTTTATAGGCTGTAAGAGGTGCTTCCACGGCTAATCCTAATATATCTTTCCCGATAATTTTCAGTTCGGTAAATATTTTTCCTTCTTCTTTGAAGAAGTTTTGGTAAGCCATgtttcttgctgctctttcagTTGATATATACACATCTCCGTTTGACAGAGAATAGGCAATATATGTTATTTCCGGATGAATCCAACAATTTGTTTGACCATACATTGTTTCCGGTCTCAGAGTTGCAGCTACCAAGTAAACAGGTTTCCCAGAAAGACATTTTAGATTTATCGGGTAAGGCTCTTTGAGCTTCATTTTAATTAGCGTGTATTCTTGCGGCCCTACCCCCTCCCCTGACGATCTATCATGATCCATACATGGCTGACCGTCTTTTGGCGAATAGATTGTATGTCTTTTTCCATATTTTATCTTGTTTCTAGCTTTCAAATGTTGAAATTGCCAACGTACAAACGAATCAAAAAATGGATTTGCATCTGTCGTGATAAACGTTCGGCGCCAGTCCACCTAAAACAAATAGGACCTCCTGCCTTATGATCACCACAAATACAAGAAAAACTACAAAAGGTTTTTCATTAATTTACATGTAATCCAATAGACTTTAAATCTTGCACAGCAAGAGGTGGAAAATAGTCTAACCAGTACGCAGAATCCGCAAACTTCTTTATGTCTTCATCCTCCAAACCTAGCGTTTGCATAATTTGCCATTGATACTTGACACTAGCTGTTTTTGCAACTGCTTTACTCTGAAATCAGTCAGACGAAtttataaacatgaattagaTACATATTCTGCGCACAATGCATTGTCACATTACCTTTGTTCCTTTACTCTTATCTTTTATTATTAAGTCATCTACGTCTTGTTCTAttaccgtttcttcttcaggaAATTTTGGTGGACACCCATACAATTCCATTTCCCTCTTTAATTTATCAGCGCATGCTTTGATAGGCATACCAGTGCAATGTAAACCAAATGGAAATAGTACTTTCTTTCCCAAGAGCCGATTATACCGTGCAGCAAACTACATGCAATAGTTATGACACGCATtaatatcatttagtttcatacaaacgaattataaaatatttggaacttttcaaattatttgatccaatatttacttcgcatttcgATAATGAAAATATGTGTCCTAGATGAAGTCTTCCATTCATATAAGGAAAAG contains:
- the LeuRS gene encoding leucyl-tRNA synthetase isoform X2 yields the protein MNGRLHLGHIFSLSKCEFAARYNRLLGKKVLFPFGLHCTGMPIKACADKLKREMELYGCPPKFPEEETVIEQDVDDLIIKDKSKGTKSKAVAKTASVKYQWQIMQTLGLEDEDIKKFADSAYWLDYFPPLAVQDLKSIGLHVDWRRTFITTDANPFFDSFVRWQFQHLKARNKIKYGKRHTIYSPKDGQPCMDHDRSSGEGVGPQEYTLIKMKLKEPYPINLKCLSGKPVYLVAATLRPETMYGQTNCWIHPEITYIAYSLSNGDVYISTERAARNMAYQNFFKEEGKIFTELKIIGKDILGLAVEAPLTAYKVIYTLPMLTIREDKGTGIVTSVPSDSPDDYAALVDLKKKEPFRKKYGVADEMVLPYDPIPVIKVPEFGDLTAVTLYEKLKIQSQNDKTKLSEAKEMAYLKGFYDGILLVGKYKGSKVQEAKKEIQKDLISKGKAVLYYEPERKVMSRTNDECVVALCDQWYLDYGEENWKKEATKALANLNTFHDEVRKNFMACLDWLHEYACSRTYGLGTKLPWDETWLIESLSDSTIYMAYYTVAHLLQGGTFKGDKTNTYNIKAEDMKPEVWDYIFFEDAKLPKTSIKKQALEHMRREFQYWYPVDVRVSGKDLVQNHLTFFIYNHTAIWPEQPELWPKGIRANGHVLLNSAKMSKSEGNFLTLAEAVEKFSADGTRLSLADSGDSVEDANFVETTANAGILRLYNLIEWMKEVLASKSTFRHGKPHTFNDKVFDSEINLKIRETGDNYSKMLYKEALKAGFFELQAIKDKYLQLTTLDNANWTLIMKFMETQIILLSPICPHISEYLWKLIGNEDSILNARWPQIEEIDEILIKSSQYLMDAAHSFRILLKAYMTPKKGPKGKDGATVVEKPTDGTIWVAKTYPAWQSTVLTTMKNLFVSNGNKLPENKMIAIELGKLQDLKKYMKRVMPFVQFVRERMEVIGFNAFNLTLDFDEFNVLQDSKKYLENTLGLTNIVIKYTDEAPEKTREECCPGSPYMNFSNPSLSICITNPQKCNGLFRMIMKIMNRDTGEDVIARIMKQNEFINNPLSVSLYRYSDPCLGPRTKPIVDDILRGKVEVPCTSVFNVDVENKIIQVNVEGNIYDIGNELVYIVQSNDN
- the LeuRS gene encoding leucyl-tRNA synthetase isoform X1, which gives rise to MTTERKGTFKVEYLQKIEKDVQAKWEAEKVYEQDAPLEVRKSADDKFFATFPFPYMNGRLHLGHIFSLSKCEFAARYNRLLGKKVLFPFGLHCTGMPIKACADKLKREMELYGCPPKFPEEETVIEQDVDDLIIKDKSKGTKSKAVAKTASVKYQWQIMQTLGLEDEDIKKFADSAYWLDYFPPLAVQDLKSIGLHVDWRRTFITTDANPFFDSFVRWQFQHLKARNKIKYGKRHTIYSPKDGQPCMDHDRSSGEGVGPQEYTLIKMKLKEPYPINLKCLSGKPVYLVAATLRPETMYGQTNCWIHPEITYIAYSLSNGDVYISTERAARNMAYQNFFKEEGKIFTELKIIGKDILGLAVEAPLTAYKVIYTLPMLTIREDKGTGIVTSVPSDSPDDYAALVDLKKKEPFRKKYGVADEMVLPYDPIPVIKVPEFGDLTAVTLYEKLKIQSQNDKTKLSEAKEMAYLKGFYDGILLVGKYKGSKVQEAKKEIQKDLISKGKAVLYYEPERKVMSRTNDECVVALCDQWYLDYGEENWKKEATKALANLNTFHDEVRKNFMACLDWLHEYACSRTYGLGTKLPWDETWLIESLSDSTIYMAYYTVAHLLQGGTFKGDKTNTYNIKAEDMKPEVWDYIFFEDAKLPKTSIKKQALEHMRREFQYWYPVDVRVSGKDLVQNHLTFFIYNHTAIWPEQPELWPKGIRANGHVLLNSAKMSKSEGNFLTLAEAVEKFSADGTRLSLADSGDSVEDANFVETTANAGILRLYNLIEWMKEVLASKSTFRHGKPHTFNDKVFDSEINLKIRETGDNYSKMLYKEALKAGFFELQAIKDKYLQLTTLDNANWTLIMKFMETQIILLSPICPHISEYLWKLIGNEDSILNARWPQIEEIDEILIKSSQYLMDAAHSFRILLKAYMTPKKGPKGKDGATVVEKPTDGTIWVAKTYPAWQSTVLTTMKNLFVSNGNKLPENKMIAIELGKLQDLKKYMKRVMPFVQFVRERMEVIGFNAFNLTLDFDEFNVLQDSKKYLENTLGLTNIVIKYTDEAPEKTREECCPGSPYMNFSNPSLSICITNPQKCNGLFRMIMKIMNRDTGEDVIARIMKQNEFINNPLSVSLYRYSDPCLGPRTKPIVDDILRGKVEVPCTSVFNVDVENKIIQVNVEGNIYDIGNELVYIVQSNDN